The following proteins are co-located in the Patescibacteria group bacterium genome:
- a CDS encoding PrgI family protein, giving the protein MPRNQFVVPQFLDIEPRIIGPITARQFIIMLVVVLVDFVFYRLFANNIPFLIATALPTSALGGIFAFGKVNGQPFHVIVINVIQTIRRPGKRVWDKTLSDGELKVLMLQEAPPPVESKIRKAPLEGSRLSELTLVVNTGGVYSGDE; this is encoded by the coding sequence ATGCCGAGGAATCAATTTGTTGTTCCGCAATTTCTTGATATCGAACCAAGGATCATCGGCCCGATTACGGCTCGGCAGTTTATTATTATGTTAGTGGTAGTGCTGGTAGACTTTGTTTTTTACCGGCTTTTCGCCAATAACATTCCGTTCTTGATTGCCACTGCGCTACCCACGAGTGCGCTTGGCGGTATATTCGCCTTTGGCAAAGTAAACGGCCAGCCTTTTCACGTGATTGTGATTAACGTCATCCAGACTATCCGGCGCCCTGGTAAGCGCGTCTGGGATAAAACTTTGTCTGACGGTGAACTTAAAGTGTTGATGCTCCAAGAAGCCCCACCTCCGGTCGAATCAAAAATCAGAAAGGCTCCGCTCGAAGGATCGCGTCTGTCTGAACTGACGTTGGTGGTGAATACCGGCGGAGTTTATTCGGGAGATGAGTAG
- a CDS encoding M23 family metallopeptidase, with product MEDPMDPKVPVFFLVSFFLHGCCGQECQFDRVVNPPDGEGGGTDAIVADLPFSAGYQARCVQGANGSYSHKYTSTKYDLDLDTPNDQNDLVYAPMNGTAYVHDDGSHGFGRHVNLDLHDGTYLLMGHLEDVFVGNGTDVTAGQILGFEGTTGASTGDHVHFGRHSGNAQKPADVGASLSGLKLRAVDLASGNEVEVMTTDAVCSLSGGHVYQSELSTAHWHPVGSLLKQAGDSLVYERTSGNGLLAFMNEGAFLSRGLNFADVVLVSPEELECYGETVAEFSASHVSALRDSHDDAWLLIGESTDPERQRFRVDETGTAGLLASYGIRASSYDDIDHGSDAGISLYPNAGRATYRDGALLSQVGKPDVYIMDEGVAMPIADWDTFLLLGFGERDIIPVTGDELATNVKAKGNCQTDMFCITKNDITECAHSEEVDHEQQGDEDSGSGVSEGTDSGDDTAAAVEGEAFQLRWTTPGQVRADWLTVAGIWTYSSGQVTDWNSVLADAHSSSSLDYSRSDAKPGDKLRFSVAYGIGSVESWSCLAPFPPGTIQGIIDAKVNGQSVTTRAVADPNSAGCQLELEIP from the coding sequence TTGGAGGATCCAATGGATCCGAAAGTTCCCGTGTTCTTCTTGGTTTCGTTCTTCCTTCACGGCTGTTGTGGCCAGGAATGCCAGTTCGATCGTGTCGTCAATCCGCCGGATGGCGAGGGCGGCGGCACGGATGCCATTGTGGCGGACTTGCCATTCTCAGCCGGGTATCAGGCGCGGTGTGTCCAGGGCGCGAACGGTTCGTACTCGCACAAGTACACGAGCACGAAGTACGACCTCGACCTCGATACGCCGAATGACCAGAATGACCTGGTCTACGCGCCCATGAACGGCACGGCCTATGTGCATGATGACGGTTCGCACGGCTTCGGCCGGCACGTGAATCTGGATCTGCATGACGGTACGTATCTGCTTATGGGCCATCTGGAGGACGTGTTCGTGGGCAACGGTACGGACGTGACGGCGGGGCAGATCCTGGGGTTCGAAGGAACCACCGGGGCTTCCACCGGCGATCACGTGCACTTCGGCCGGCACTCGGGCAATGCCCAGAAGCCGGCGGACGTGGGCGCCAGTCTCTCGGGGCTCAAGCTCCGAGCAGTTGACCTCGCGAGTGGAAACGAGGTGGAAGTGATGACCACGGACGCCGTTTGCTCGCTCTCGGGCGGCCACGTGTACCAGTCGGAACTGTCGACTGCGCACTGGCATCCGGTGGGCAGTCTGCTCAAGCAGGCGGGGGACTCGCTCGTCTATGAACGCACTTCTGGCAACGGCCTCCTGGCCTTCATGAACGAGGGCGCCTTCTTGTCGCGCGGACTCAACTTCGCGGATGTCGTGCTCGTGTCTCCGGAGGAGCTCGAGTGCTACGGCGAGACCGTGGCCGAGTTCAGCGCCAGCCACGTCAGCGCGCTCCGTGATTCGCACGATGACGCCTGGCTTTTGATCGGCGAATCGACCGATCCCGAGCGCCAGCGGTTCCGCGTGGATGAAACGGGCACTGCGGGTTTGCTCGCCAGCTATGGCATCCGAGCCAGCTCCTACGACGACATCGATCACGGAAGTGACGCGGGCATCAGCCTGTACCCGAACGCGGGACGAGCCACTTACCGCGACGGGGCGCTCTTGAGCCAGGTCGGGAAACCCGACGTGTACATCATGGATGAGGGCGTAGCCATGCCGATCGCGGACTGGGATACGTTCCTCCTCCTCGGGTTCGGCGAGCGGGACATCATTCCGGTGACCGGCGACGAACTCGCCACGAACGTGAAAGCCAAGGGAAACTGTCAGACAGACATGTTCTGCATCACCAAAAACGACATCACGGAGTGCGCTCACTCCGAGGAGGTAGACCATGAACAGCAAGGCGATGAAGATTCGGGATCGGGTGTGTCCGAAGGAACGGACTCAGGTGATGACACAGCTGCGGCGGTGGAAGGGGAAGCGTTCCAGCTCCGCTGGACCACTCCCGGCCAAGTCCGCGCCGACTGGCTCACCGTTGCCGGCATCTGGACCTACTCGTCCGGGCAAGTGACTGACTGGAATTCGGTTCTGGCAGATGCGCACAGCTCGAGTTCGCTCGACTATAGCCGTTCTGATGCTAAGCCCGGCGACAAGCTCCGCTTCTCCGTGGCCTACGGCATTGGGAGCGTTGAGTCCTGGTCATGTCTGGCACCATTTCCTCCCGGAACGATCCAGGGGATTATCGACGCCAAGGTCAACGGTCAGTCGGTCACGACTCGCGCTGTTGCTGATCCGAACAGTGCGGGGTGTCAGCTTGAACTCGAAATTCCGTAG
- a CDS encoding HIT family protein, which produces MSVCLFCSFVAGEIPCHRVWEDEGHLAFLTIFPNTPGFTVVIPKVHRSSYAFDLPTEELSALVAAAKTVAKLIDRAFDDVGRTALIFEGFGVDHVHAKLIPLHGTRMEEWRPILSALHPFTEKYEGFITTHDGPRASDEELARIADRIRNA; this is translated from the coding sequence ATGTCCGTCTGTCTCTTTTGTTCATTCGTGGCAGGAGAAATACCTTGTCACCGCGTGTGGGAAGATGAAGGTCACCTAGCATTCCTGACCATCTTCCCGAACACTCCGGGTTTCACCGTAGTGATCCCGAAGGTGCATCGTTCGAGCTACGCGTTTGACCTGCCGACTGAAGAGCTATCAGCCCTGGTCGCCGCAGCAAAAACCGTCGCCAAGCTGATCGATCGCGCATTCGATGACGTCGGACGGACCGCGCTTATCTTTGAGGGGTTCGGCGTTGACCATGTACATGCCAAACTCATCCCGCTCCATGGGACGCGCATGGAGGAGTGGCGGCCGATTCTCTCCGCCTTGCACCCGTTCACCGAAAAGTACGAGGGCTTCATCACCACCCACGACGGCCCACGCGCCAGTGATGAAGAACTCGCCCGAATTGCCGATCGTATCCGAAACGCATGA
- a CDS encoding NUDIX domain-containing protein, whose amino-acid sequence MSHIHNIARGLCVKNGAVLLAWHKVQQYYFLPGGHVETGESSAAALVREFMEELGIAVTCGDFLVLFEHAWKNGELIQHELTSVFMVDDVNPNAPVQSRIEHLEFKWVPLTELSAVKFLPSELKETIMDAAAGRSTPHFLSTMR is encoded by the coding sequence ATGTCCCACATTCATAACATTGCCCGTGGACTGTGCGTAAAAAATGGAGCCGTTCTGCTCGCTTGGCACAAGGTGCAACAGTACTATTTCCTTCCGGGTGGCCACGTGGAGACCGGAGAATCCAGCGCAGCGGCTCTGGTCCGCGAATTCATGGAGGAACTGGGGATCGCCGTTACGTGTGGAGACTTCCTAGTCCTCTTTGAGCACGCGTGGAAGAATGGCGAACTCATACAACATGAACTGACTAGTGTCTTCATGGTCGACGACGTCAATCCGAATGCCCCGGTGCAGTCACGGATCGAGCACCTGGAATTCAAGTGGGTTCCGTTGACCGAACTCTCGGCCGTGAAATTCCTCCCGTCAGAATTGAAAGAAACGATCATGGATGCGGCCGCCGGAAGGTCCACTCCCCACTTCCTTTCTACCATGCGCTAG